A segment of the Acidobacteriota bacterium genome:
CGTTTCTTGCCGTCGGAATCTCGATCGTCGTCTATCTGGCGGTCGCCTTCGCGTTCGCCGCCACCGTTCCCGGTCACGAACTGGTTTCTGACTTCGGCGCGATGCGGCGCGTCTCGTCGGTGGCCTGGCTCGTCGACGCCGGTGTCATCGCGGCGACCTTGTCCTCGGCCCTCGCGTCGTTCCTCGGAGCGCCGCGAATCCTGCAGTCTCTCGCCCGAGATCGCGTGTTCCCTCTCCTGACACCCTTCGCGCTGGGTCACGGCGCCAATGAGAACCCGCGTCGAGGGGTGCTGTTTTCTCTGGTGATCGCAAGCGCCACGATTGCCATCGGCCAGTTGAACCTGATCGCACCGATTGTCTCGATGTTCTTCCTCATCTCGTACGGTCTTCTCAATTACGCAACCTGGTACGAGGCTCGCGCCAACAGTCCTTCTTTCCGACCCCGCTTCCGCTGGTTCAATCAGCGACTCAGTCTCGCCGGTGCCATCGCCTGCGCCGGCGTCATGCTGGCGATCCAACCGCTGGCCGCCGTCGGTGCCGTGGCCGTCCTCTACGGCATCCACCAGTACATCCGGCGTCGTGGGGGGGTCGAACGCTGGGCGGATAGCGAACGATCTCATCGTATGCAAAGAGTCCGAGATGACCTTCACGCCATCGCACACGACTCCGTCCAACAACGCGATTGGCGACCGGTGATCCTGGCATTCACCGATGATCCACGTCGTCGCAGACGTCTTGCACGATTCGCCTCGTGGCTCGAGGGCAACAGTGGCTATACGACGATGGTCAAACTGTTGTTCGATCGAGCGGGCCCCAGAGCGGAGGAAGAGCGACAGGAGGTCGAGAAGACGATTCGCAAGGAACTGCGTGACGCCAACGTCCCGGTCTTCTCAAGAACGATCCTGGCCGCCGATGTCGATCGAGAACTGGGAGTCCTCCTGCAATCCCACGGGATCGGCCCCCTGTGGGCGAATACCGTTCTCCTCAACTGGTACGACCACAACGACGATGTGCCCGATCGTCCGGGCCTGGCCTCCTACGGGCGGTACGTGCGCACCGCCCTCCGCAACGACTGTCACGTCGTGCTGCTGGCGGCGGGGCCCAACGATTTCGCCGCCATCGAGCAGACGAAACCGTCAAAGCGGCGGATCGACGTCTGGTATCGCGAGAACGCCACCGGCAACTGGATGGTCTTGATGAGCTATCTGATGACGCGGAGTCGTCATCTGGAGGCCGCACGCATCCGCCTTTTCGTACCGGCCAACCCCGACGAGGACCCGGAAGATCAGATCCGCCGCGTTCGCGAGGAGCTGGGACACGCGCGCATCGATGCCGAGCCGATCATCGTGGCGGACCCGACCGTCGAGATGATCATCGAGCGTTCGGGAGACGCGTCGGTGGTGCTCGCGCCGTTTGCCTTGCAGGATGACAGACCCATCAGCGCGATCGAAGGGTCGATGGACGATCTGGCCCGCGAGGTAGGCGTGCTCGCGTTCGTGCTCGCCTGTTCGGAGCTCGACCTCGATACGGATCCCGAGAGTGGTCGACCTGCAGAGATCGCGAAGGCGGTCGACGCTCAGGAGCAGGCGGACAAGACCTCAAAGAAGATCGAAGAGACACTTCGCGTGACCGAGCAAGAGTTGGTGGAGCTGGAGGCCTCGCATGTCGCCGCCCTGGAGGATCCTGCGCTGAGCGATTCGCTCCCCGCAGTCGTGTCGCAACTGAAAGCGACTCGCGAGAACGTCGAGAAGCTTCGTCGCCGCCTTGCGAAGGCTCAGGTCAAGGCGACATCGGCGTCGCGAGAGAAGGAAGAACTCATCGGCGAGGATGAAGACGGTGAGGCTCCACGATGACCTTGAGCGACTCCCCTGCATTTGCGGTGAGCTGAAACCCCTGCCCCGTTTCGGCCAGCGACAATCGGTGACTGACCATTCCGTCGACGTCGATCTCCCGAGTTGCGATCGCGTCCAGCGCCTGTCGCATCTCCGTCGGTGGTCCTGCGTAGGAGAACACCAGCGAGATTCCACGCTTCCACAAGTCGTTGAGTGGAAGATCCGCGTTGCGGCCCGGTGCCGGTGTCGCGAAGACCAGGATCGAACCACCTGGCGCAACAAGCCGTAACGCCTGAGCAAACGCGGCATCGGCGCCGGTGCAGATCACCACACGATCGACGAGACGGCCGTTGTTGGCATCACGCACGGCGTCCACGATGGGATCACGCGCGTCGAAGACCCGTTGAGCCGAGAATCGCGTTGCCATCTCCATACGGTACGGATGAACATCGGCGGCGAATAGACGCTTGATACCTCGAGACCCGGCCCACTGAAGGTGGAGGATCCCGGAGATTCCCGAGCCCAGCACCAGGACGCTGTCGTCGGAATCCACGCCGACACTTGCCAGTCGTTGTCCACGGATGACACAGGCCAGCGGTTCCACGAAGGACGCCTGAACGAAACTGACGTCGTTCGGCAGTTTGAATGTCCCCAGGCGTACGTTGATCTCCGGCAGACGAACGAACTCGCTGAAGCCGCCGGGATCAAACCTCGTGCGGTGCAGGGTCTCGCACACGTGTTGAGAACCCCGGCGACAGTCGCGACAGTTGCCGCACGGCACGTGGTGCGTGGTGCAGACGCGATCGCCGACGGCGAAATCCGTCACACCCTCTCCTACCGACTCGACGATGCCGCTGATCTCGTGGCCGAGGACGAGGGGTGCCTGAGGCTGCCGGTACCACTCCATGACATCGGAACCACATATGCCGCTGGCCTCGACCCGAACCAGAAGCTCCCCGTTCGAGATCGATGGCCGCTCTCGCTCCTCGAGACGGATATCGTCGTTCCGGTGGTAGACGGCGACCTTCATGCTGCCCATTTCGGGATCTATCCTTTTTCCGCCCGATAGATTTCGAGGGCGTCCTTCACATCGACACCCTCGTGGACCACCGCGCGCACCGCGCGGATCATCCCCACGGGGCAGTCGGACTGGAAGATATTGCGACCCATGTCGACGCCCGACGCGCCGTCGGCAATGGCACGGTGCGCCAGCTCGATCGCGGCACGTTCTTCGATCTTCTTTCCGCCGGCGATGACGATCGGCACCGGCGTGCCACGCACGATCTCGTCGAAACCGTCGCAGTGATAGGTCTTCACCATATCGGCGCCGAGCTCCGCCGCGATCCGGCACGCCAGACCGAGATAGCGCGCGTCGCGGGTCATCTCTTTCCCGACGGCGGTCACGGCCAGTACGGGCAGACCGTAGCGGCGCCCCGCGTCGACCAGTTTTGCCAGGTTCAGCAGGGTCTCGCGCTCACCCTCCGCACCGACAAAGATCGAGAGCGTGATCGCACTTACGTTTAGTCGGATCGCATCCTCGATCGCGACGGTCAGTCCTTCGTTCGAAAGATCCGTCAGGATGCTGGTGCCACCTGACATCCGTAGGACGATCGGAATGTCCGTCTGCGAAGGCACGCAGCGACGCAGGACGCCCCGTGTCAACATCAGAGAATCCGCGTAGGGCAAGAGCGGCTCGATGGTTTCACCCGGTCGCTCGAGTCCCGATGTCGGTCCAAGAAAATATCCGTGGTCGATGGCGAGCATCACCGTCCGACCGGTCTCCGGCTTCAGGATGCGATTCAATCGATTGTCGAGTCCCCAGTCCATCATCGTCTCCTCATGGGTGGTGCAGATCTACCATGGACGTGACCAGCGCGTCCCCAGCCCCGGACCGGCGACGATCGCCTGGACCAGCAGGCGGCGGGTCCCAAGCGTCCAACCTCGGAACTCGGGCTCGTTGGGGAACAGGATGACCTGCCCACGGCCGACGCCCTCGCGGGTCAGGTAGGCCGTCTGTGCCCAGCGTCCGGCGGCCTCCGGCCACAGCAGACCACCGAGATGCAACTGATCCACCTCGGCGAATCGTGCGGCGACCTGTACGGGCTGGGTGGCAACCAGCGTGTCCCGACTGTTGATCAGTGCCGGAATGGAATCCCCAAGACCCCAGTTCAGCCAGATCTGCTGGTCCAGTTCGATACGCAAGAAAACGCCACGTGGTGCAAACCTCCGGAGCCGCGCATCCGCCTCGGCGAGGGCCTCCTTGGAAGGCGCCGACTTGCCGTCGGCGAGATAGGGTTTCAACCAGGCCCCGAGGGCGACCGGTGGGTTCGCTGCGGCACCTTGTGGCGTGCCAATGGTGAATGGCTTTGCGCCCGCGCCGATGGCGGGTGCCACATCGTAGGGAGAAAGACGCGTCACCTTCGCGACCGGAGCCGCCGCTTTCTTGCTGTCTCCGGTTGCGGGCTTCTTGGGGGGCGCCGGAGGGCGAATCCCCGTGGCGCGAAATCCGCCCGCTCGTTGCGCGTCTTCCGCATCAATTCCGAGGACGACAGGCGGAAATTTGTCGAGAGCCTGGCTACGTAGCCTCGTCTGCGTCAGACCACTGCTCTCGTTGGCCAGGTACGTGGCACCGTTG
Coding sequences within it:
- a CDS encoding amino acid permease, with amino-acid sequence MAVTEERSGGSLGTFAGVFTPSVLTILGIILFLRLGYVVGAAGLGRALVIILIANTISILTSISLSAIATNLRVRGGGDYYLISRTLGIGFGGALGIVLFLAQSVSIAFYAIGFGEAVSVLGGLTAAWAPQAIAAAAVAMLFTLAWLGSDWATRFQYVVMGVLVAAIVAFFVGAFEAWDGQLLQQNFGPGVGPPFWVIFAIFFPAVTGFTQGVSMSGDLKNPGRSLPTGTFLAVGISIVVYLAVAFAFAATVPGHELVSDFGAMRRVSSVAWLVDAGVIAATLSSALASFLGAPRILQSLARDRVFPLLTPFALGHGANENPRRGVLFSLVIASATIAIGQLNLIAPIVSMFFLISYGLLNYATWYEARANSPSFRPRFRWFNQRLSLAGAIACAGVMLAIQPLAAVGAVAVLYGIHQYIRRRGGVERWADSERSHRMQRVRDDLHAIAHDSVQQRDWRPVILAFTDDPRRRRRLARFASWLEGNSGYTTMVKLLFDRAGPRAEEERQEVEKTIRKELRDANVPVFSRTILAADVDRELGVLLQSHGIGPLWANTVLLNWYDHNDDVPDRPGLASYGRYVRTALRNDCHVVLLAAGPNDFAAIEQTKPSKRRIDVWYRENATGNWMVLMSYLMTRSRHLEAARIRLFVPANPDEDPEDQIRRVREELGHARIDAEPIIVADPTVEMIIERSGDASVVLAPFALQDDRPISAIEGSMDDLAREVGVLAFVLACSELDLDTDPESGRPAEIAKAVDAQEQADKTSKKIEETLRVTEQELVELEASHVAALEDPALSDSLPAVVSQLKATRENVEKLRRRLAKAQVKATSASREKEELIGEDEDGEAPR
- a CDS encoding alcohol dehydrogenase catalytic domain-containing protein; this translates as MGSMKVAVYHRNDDIRLEERERPSISNGELLVRVEASGICGSDVMEWYRQPQAPLVLGHEISGIVESVGEGVTDFAVGDRVCTTHHVPCGNCRDCRRGSQHVCETLHRTRFDPGGFSEFVRLPEINVRLGTFKLPNDVSFVQASFVEPLACVIRGQRLASVGVDSDDSVLVLGSGISGILHLQWAGSRGIKRLFAADVHPYRMEMATRFSAQRVFDARDPIVDAVRDANNGRLVDRVVICTGADAAFAQALRLVAPGGSILVFATPAPGRNADLPLNDLWKRGISLVFSYAGPPTEMRQALDAIATREIDVDGMVSHRLSLAETGQGFQLTANAGESLKVIVEPHRLHPRR
- the lsrF gene encoding 3-hydroxy-5-phosphonooxypentane-2,4-dione thiolase, with the translated sequence MDWGLDNRLNRILKPETGRTVMLAIDHGYFLGPTSGLERPGETIEPLLPYADSLMLTRGVLRRCVPSQTDIPIVLRMSGGTSILTDLSNEGLTVAIEDAIRLNVSAITLSIFVGAEGERETLLNLAKLVDAGRRYGLPVLAVTAVGKEMTRDARYLGLACRIAAELGADMVKTYHCDGFDEIVRGTPVPIVIAGGKKIEERAAIELAHRAIADGASGVDMGRNIFQSDCPVGMIRAVRAVVHEGVDVKDALEIYRAEKG